The following coding sequences are from one Neurospora crassa OR74A linkage group I, whole genome shotgun sequence window:
- the aro-8 gene encoding phospho-2-dehydro-3-deoxyheptonate aldolase gives MSQQTTPNAPGWAPDSWRSKPIKQCPEYPDKAALEKATNELKTLPPIVLPNEIIRLREHLRDVAQGKAFLLQGGDCAELFSYCQQDVIESKIKLLLQMSLVLLWGADKPVVRIGRMAGQYAKPRSSPVETINGKEVPSFRGDILNGFHPDERELDPNRLVRAYQYSSATLNYIRGAIGSGIADLHGPLDWGLGHVRDPALKSKYQETVDRIQEMLRFMHTIGADQNEKLSTVELFTSHEGLLLEYEEPLTRLLNHPSVRSYPPDSTTPPKKEYYNTSAHFLWIGDRTRQIDHAHVEYFRGIANPIGVKIGPSTPTSDLLPMLRTLNPNREPGKVTLITRYGADKVASLLPAHIRTVESSEYARTVVWQCDPMHGNTQSVSGGIKTRKFSDIFSELQQTLRIHKEEKSYLGGMHLELTGDAVTECLGGGAGLDEDDLSTNYTSFCDPRLNEKQALELAFLVADHYRQERKEKEAERRKSSVV, from the coding sequence ATGAGCCAACAAACGACACCAAACGCCCCCGGATGGGCGCCCGACTCGTGGAGATCCAAGCCCATCAAGCAATGCCCCGAGTACCCCGACAAGGCTGCTCTTGAAAAGGCCACCAACGAGCTCAAGACGCTCCCGCCCATCGTCCTCCCCAACGAGATCATCCGTCTTCGAGAACACCTTCGCGATGTTGCCCAAGGCAAGGCCTTCCTCCTTCAGGGTGGCGACTGCGCCGAGCTCTTTAGCTACTGCCAGCAAGACGTGATCGAGTCCAAGATCAAGCTTCTTCTCCAGATGTCGCTTGTCCTCCTCTGGGGCGCCGACAAGCCCGTTGTGCGCATCGGTCGCATGGCCGGCCAGTACGCGAAGCCTCGCTCCTCGCCTGTCGAGACCATCAACGGCAAGGAAGTGCCCTCCTTCCGTGGCGACATCCTCAACGGCTTCCACCCCGACGAGCGTGAGCTGGATCCTAACCGTCTCGTGCGCGCCTACCAGTACTCGTCAGCCACGCTCAACTACATCCGCGGCGCCATCGGTTCCGGCATCGCCGACCTCCACGGTCCCCTCGACTGGGGCCTCGGCCACGTGCGCGACCCGGCGCTCAAATCCAAGTACCAGGAAACCGTCGACCGCATCCAGGAAATGTTGCGCTTCATGCACACCATCGGCGCCGACCAAAACGAGAAGCTGTCGACTGTCGAGCTCTTCACCTCGCACGAGGGTCTCCTTCTCGAGTACGAGGAACCGCTCACCCGCCTGCTCAACCACCCTTCGGTCCGCTCCTACCCTCCCGACTCTACCACGCCCCCCAAGAAAGAATACTACAACACGTCGGCTCACTTCTTGTGGATCGGCGACCGCACGCGCCAAATCGACCACGCGCACGTCGAATACTTCCGCGGCATCGCCAACCCCATTGGTGTCAAGATTGGTCCCTCGACACCTACTTCGGACTTGCTGCCTATGCTGCGCACTCTAAACCCCAACCGCGAACCCGGCAAGGTTACGCTCATTACGCGCTACGGCGCCGACAAGGTGGCCTCTCTCCTGCCTGCGCACATCCGCACCGTCGAAAGCTCGGAGTACGCCCGCACCGTGGTCTGGCAGTGCGATCCCATGCACGGCAACACACAATCGGTTAGCGGCGGCATCAAGACGCGCAAGTTCAGCGACATCTTCTCGGAGCTTCAGCAGACACTACGCATCCacaaggaagagaagtcGTACCTGGGCGGCATGCATCTGGAATTGACGGGTGACGCGGTGACGGAGTGCTTGGGAGGCGGTGCAGGactggatgaggatgacttGAGTACTAACTATACGAGCTTCTGCGATCCGCGGTTGAACGAGAAGCAGGCGCTGGAgttggccttcttggtggCGGATCATTATAGgcaggagaggaaggagaaggaggctgaaAGGAGAAAGTCCTCGGTGGTTTAG
- the ric8 gene encoding RIC8, whose protein sequence is MASIGVSGPAKLQAVTTLIHKLTEDLKSTSLSPEERDKALEELKVYGRDPRNADPIFTKQGIETLTKHAFDSPSETTSRNALRVLCNAMLLIPETRQRFVDLGYESKACEKLKNDNWDDEFLATRVIFFSTYGTTVDLAKLIDEHHLAESMVANLARHASRISEHAKNKTKPDPMELMALGETLRLLFNVTSKCPSKLDCFTAAVPHIVTLLLSLDIPPPKGTPPLESPLSPLVNALMNLKLDSEEARSCLYPKDAPSSLAEKLITLLDLSLKAYSDQELDATVTPLVCIISSIYENAPADSPVRDFIRKSLLPSEEERNKVLGKGDTLPAKLLANMTNPIAPEFARAVSHLLFNVSDKDANKFVENIGYGYASGFLFQNNIPVPEGLGGDAEKGESSQAGQSSRRAVNPITGQFLDTETFPDMPEMTMEEKEREAERLFVLFERARKLGIVNVENPVAKAVQEGRFEELPDDYEEDSD, encoded by the exons ATGGCCTCAATAGGAGTTTCTGGGCCAG CCAAGTTGCAAGCTGTCACCACTCTCATTCATAAGCTGACCGAGGACCTCAAGAGCACAAGTCTCTCGCCAGAAGAACGAGACAAGGCCCTGGAGGAACTCAAGGTGTATGGCCGAGACCCTAGAAATGCCGACCCCATTTTCACCAAGCAAGGCATTGAGACTCTCACAAAACATGCCTTCGACTCGCCGTCAGAAACCACCTCTCGGAATGCCCTCCGTGTGCTCTGCAACGCCATGCTCCTCATACCCGAGACACGACAGCGCTTCGTTGACCTAGGCTATGAGTCCAAGGCCTGCGAAAAGCTCAAAAACGACAACTGGGACGACGAGTTTCTGGCCACCCGAgtcatcttcttcagcaCCTACGGCACCACTGTTGACCTTGCCAAGCTCATCGATGAGCATCACCTGGCTGAGAGCATGGTTGCGAACCTCGCCCGCCACGCCTCCAGAATCTCCGAGCATGCCAAGAACAAGACCAAGCCGGACCCCATGGAACTCATGGCCCTGGGAGAGACACTACGGCTCCTGTTCAATGTCACCAGCAAATGTCCATCCAAGCTGGACTGTTTCACTGCTGCGGTCCCGCATATAGTGACCCTTCTTCTCAGCTTGGATATCCCACCACCAAAGGGAACACCGCCCCTCGAGTCTCCCCTCAGTCCTCTGGTCAATGCGCTCATGAACCTCAAGCTCGATTCCGAGGAAGCACGGTCATGCCTCTACCCCAAGGACGCACCCTCCAGTCTTGCCGAAAAGCTCATCACCCTTCTCGATCTCTCCCTCAAAGCCTACTCAGACCAGGAACTCGACGCAACCGTCACCCCTCTAGTCTGCATCATCTCTTCCATCTACGAGAATGCCCCAGCCGACTCTCCCGTTCGTGACTTCATCCGCAAGAGCCTGCTCCCCTCAGAAGAGGAGCGCAACAAGGTTCTCGGCAAGGGCGACACCCTTCCCGCCAAGCTGCTAGCTAACATGACCAACCCCATTGCTCCCGAGTTTGCCAGAGCTGTGTCCCACCTTCTGTTCAACGTGTCGGACAAGGACGCAAACAAGTTTGTCGAAAACATCGGATACGGCTATGCTTCTGGCTTCCTGTTCCAGAACAACATCCCGGTTCCCGAAGGGCTGGGTGGCGATGCCGAGAAGGGCGAAAGTTCCCAGGCTGGTCAAAGCAGCAGGAGGGCGGTCAACCCCATTACTGGCCAGTTCTTGGATACCGAGACGTTCCCGGATATGCCCGAGATGAccatggaggagaaggagcgtgAGGCCGAGAGACTGTTTGTCTTGTTTGAGAG GGCGAGGAAGCTGGGAATCGTTAATGTTGAGAACCCTGTTGCCAAGGCGGTTCAGGAGGGTCGTTTCGAAGAGTTGCCCGACGACTACGAAGAGGATTCGGACTGA
- a CDS encoding general amino-acid permease GAP1: protein MKPKKRDSMPSDIEMAAYGSRGGDSFGQGSSWSFREPFAVGRVPTWARARHRQEPRLRTFLDSFKRDPVRRISTHGIYAQSHPDQYQAADSSDEPPTEQNHGSHYFDLHAANVRTANTGLARELKGRHLQMIAIGGSVGSGLFVASGKCLYLGGPASLIIAYGFVGVMLWCTIQALGELAVAFPVAGSFSSYSTRFLDPAWGFAMGWNYALQWLTVLPLELIAASITIGYWNDQLNKAIFITIFLATVIIINLFGVKGYGEAEFVFSIVKIAAVTGFIILAAVINIGGFDDPQGNTGYIGGRYWTNPGAFHHGFKGLCSVFVSAAFAFTGTELVGLAAAETANPRKSLPTAIKQVFWRITLFYIVSLTLVGLIVPYNHERLLGNIQHYSVSDASYSPFVIAIESASIQVLPGIMNAVILIAVLSVGNSAVFGSSRTLAALADQRQAPQILAYVDRKGRPLFAILFAALVGLIGYLADLKFQSDVLNWLLAVSGLSSIFTWGSICLCHIRFRRAWARRGRSLTQLSFTAQAGITGSYVGLFLNVFVLIAQFWIAAFPIVTFTDNQSAATASPSKVAQSFFLQYLCVPIVVAFYLVYKLWFRTKIVRSDEMDLDTGRRRDVNLPVLVMREKEEVEGWPGWKRVYRFFC, encoded by the exons ATGAAACCCAAAAAGCGAGACAGCATGCCTAGCGACATAGAAATGGCCGCTTACGGCAGCAGAGGTGGAGATTCCTTCGGCCAGGGAAGTTCATGGAGTTTCCGGGAACCCTTCGCAGTCGGCCGCGTCCCGACATGGGCACGCgctcgccatcgccaagaACCGAGGTTGCGAACATTCCTCGACTCGTTCAAACGGGACCCCGTCCGCCGGATATCAACCCATGGCATCTATGCCCAGAGTCATCCTGATCAATACCAAGCAGCCGACTCCTCGGATGAACCTCCGACCGAACAGAATCATGGAAGCCACTACTTTGACCTGCACGCCGCCAACGTCAGGACGGCAAACACGGGTCTGGCCCGAGAGCTCAAGGGGAGACACTTGCAGATGATTGCCATTGGGGGTTCAGTTG GTTCCGGTTTGTTCGTGGCCTCGGGCAAGTGTCTCTACCTAGGAGGTCCGGCCTCGCTCATCATTGCATATGGCTTTGTGGGTGTCATGCTTTGGTGTACTATTCAAGCTCTTGGAGAACTGGCCGTTGCTTTCCCCGTTGCCGGTTCCTTCTCGTCATACTCTACAAGATTCCTTGATCCAGCATGGGGGTTTGCCATGGGGTGGAA TTATGCCCTCCAGTGGTTGACAGTCCTGCCACTCGAACTCATAGCAGcttccatcaccatcggCTACTGGAACGACCAACTCAACAAAgccatcttcatcaccatcttcctagcaaccgtcatcatcatcaacctcttCGGCGTCAAAGGCTACGGTGAAGCCGAATTCGTCTTTTCCATTGTCAAAATCGCCGCCGTCACCGGTTTCAT CATCCTCGCCGCAGTCATCAACATCGGCGGCTTCGACGACCCCCAAGGCAACACCGGCTACATTGGCGGGCGGTACTGGACCAACCCCGGCGCTTTTCACCACGGTTTCAAAGGTCTCTGCTCCGTCTTTGTCTCTGCCGCCTTCGCCTTTACAGGTACCGAGCTGGTCGGGCTCGCCGCCGCTGAGACCGCCAACCCGCGTAAATCCCTGCCGACAGCCATCAAACAAGTCTTTTGGCGCATCACCCTCTTCTACATTGTCTCTCTCACCCTCGTCGGCCTCATCGTCCCTTACAACCACGAGCGCCTCCTGGGAAACATCCAGCACTACTCCGTCTCCGACGCCTCGTACTCGCCCTTCGTTATAGCCATCGAGTCGGCCTCCATCCAAGTGCTGCCGGGAATTATGAACgccgtcatcctcatcgccgTACTCAGCGTAGGCAACTCCGCCGTCTTCGGTAGTTCCCGCACCTTAGCAGCCCTGGCCGACCAGCGTCAAGCGCCCCAAATCCTCGCCTACGTCGACCGCAAGGGTCGACCCCTCTTCGCCATCCTTTTTGCTGCCCTCGTCGGCCTGATCGGCTACCTAGCCGACCTGAAATTTCAATCCGACGTGCTAAACTGGCTGCTCGCCGTCTCGGGCCTTTCGTCCATCTTCACCTGGGGCTCCATCTGCCTCTGCCACATCCGCTTTCGCCGCGCCTGGGCCCGTCGCGGCCGGTCCCTCACCCAATTATCCTTTACAGCACAGGCAGGCATCACGGGGTCGTACGTCGGCCTTTTTCTCAATGTCTTTGTGCTGATTGCCCAATTCTGGATTGCGGCGTTCCCGATTGTCACGTTTACAGATAACCAGTCGGCGGCTACCGCGTCGCCGAGTAAAGTGGCGCAGAGTTTCTTTTTGCAGTATCTGTGTGTGCCGATTGTGGTGGCGTTTTACTTGGTGTATAAGTTGTGGTTTAGGACCAAGATTGTGAGGAGTGATGAGATGGATTTGGACACGGGACGGAGGAGGGATGTGAATTTGCctgtgttggtgatgagggagaaggaggaggtagaaGGGTGGCCGGGGTGGAAGAGGGTTTATCGGTTTTTTTGTTGA
- a CDS encoding U2 small nuclear ribonucleoprotein B — MATRIAPPAGLPQKVVSNPPNQTLYVTNLPSAKIQKDDLRTALYMLFSTYGPVLDVVALKTMKMRGQAHIVYRDIQTATQAMRSLDGMEFLGRKMKITYAKGRSNIIAKLDGTLVPPKAAAAVALTTVQQSIFSAPVPGAPTTNTESPAPQGSPAKPPGTETTTPAEENRGTKRPREEEEEEEESDSDVAMEEDSDED; from the exons ATGGCTACGCGTATTGCTCCCCCCGCGGGCCTCCCCCAAAAGGTGGTCTCGAACCCGCCAAACCAGACTCTCTACGTCACGAACCTCCCCTCAGCTAAGATCCAGAAGGACGACCTCCGTACAGCACTATACATGCTCTTCTCCACCTACGGCCCCGTCCTCGATGTCGTCGCTCTCAAGACCATGAAGATGCGCGGGCAAGCACACATTGTCTACCGGGACATTCAGACAGCAACACAGGCCATGAGGTCACTTGACGGCATGGAGTTTTTGGGCCGCAAAATG AAAATCACCTACGCCAAGGGCCGCTCCAACATCATCGCCAAACTCGACGGTACTCTCGTGCCacccaaggccgccgccgccgtggccCTCACCACCGTCCAACAGAGTATCTTTAGTGCCCCAGTACCAGGCGCCCCTACTACGAATACCGAGAGTCCAGCACCACAAGGTTCGCCAGCCAAGCCTCCCGGGACGGAGACAACCACACCGGCAGAGGAGAACCGGGGAACGAAGCGGCcacgggaggaggagg